In a genomic window of Alphaproteobacteria bacterium:
- a CDS encoding alpha/beta hydrolase produces the protein MAEHRTIVSERGGGEGPLLVLIHGLGANAAVWDELLPVLRENWPGGWLIPELRGHGRSFHGAPYGFGVHAADVAAHLGQDAEVTVVGHSMGGAVAFALASGIFGVRVKSVVAFGVKVDWPDEDLARAQAVARAPVKLFANRQDALERYLKVSGLWGLAGPESRTAQLGVVEKDGHYGLAADPLTNAVGKPDAVALVEASLAPIRLLTGEQDKVGHAEGMRRLGPPVTVLPGLGHNLHVEAPETFWRAIENDL, from the coding sequence TTGGCGGAACACAGGACGATCGTCAGCGAACGGGGCGGCGGCGAGGGCCCGCTGCTGGTTCTCATTCACGGCCTCGGCGCCAACGCCGCCGTCTGGGACGAACTGCTACCGGTTCTCCGGGAGAATTGGCCGGGAGGTTGGCTGATCCCCGAGCTCAGGGGCCATGGCCGCTCGTTCCATGGGGCACCCTACGGTTTTGGCGTGCACGCCGCTGATGTCGCCGCCCACCTGGGCCAGGACGCGGAGGTGACCGTGGTCGGCCATTCCATGGGCGGTGCCGTGGCCTTCGCCCTGGCCAGCGGCATTTTCGGCGTGCGCGTCAAAAGCGTCGTCGCCTTCGGCGTCAAGGTGGATTGGCCTGACGAAGACCTGGCCCGGGCCCAGGCGGTGGCCCGGGCGCCAGTCAAACTTTTCGCCAATCGCCAAGACGCCCTCGAGCGCTATTTGAAGGTCTCGGGGCTCTGGGGTCTGGCCGGGCCCGAGAGCCGTACGGCCCAACTCGGCGTCGTGGAAAAGGACGGCCACTACGGGCTGGCCGCCGATCCGCTGACCAACGCCGTGGGCAAACCCGACGCCGTGGCCCTGGTCGAGGCGTCGCTGGCGCCGATCCGCCTGCTCACCGGCGAGCAAGACAAGGTCGGCCACGCCGAGGGCATGCGGCGCTTGGGGCCCCCTGTGACGGTGCTGCCCGGCCTTGGCCACAACCTGCACGTCGAGGCGCCTGAGACCTTCTGGCGGGCCATCGAGAACGATCTCTGA